Proteins encoded within one genomic window of Theobroma cacao cultivar B97-61/B2 chromosome 7, Criollo_cocoa_genome_V2, whole genome shotgun sequence:
- the LOC108662689 gene encoding receptor like protein 30-like yields MSIDLSNNEFQGEIPEVIGKLNSLKELNLSHNNLSGCMPTSMGNLTSLESLNLSWNKLVGKIPTQLASLGFLEVLNLSQNQLVGPIPQGKQFNTFGNDSYVGNLGLCAFPLSNRCDNIEGPFFHEEADSESEFEWKVALMGYGSRLVFGISAAYIIFTLGKPKWLVWKVEKAGYKLKR; encoded by the coding sequence ATGAGCATTGACCTCTCAAATAATGAGTTTCAAGGTGAGATTCCAGAGGTTATTGGAAAGCTTAACTCACTCAAAGAGCTTAACCTTTCCCATAATAACCTTAGTGGTTGTATGCCCACATCAATGGGCAATTTGACATCACTTGAGTCACTGAATCTCTCTTGGAACAAGCTTGTTGGGAAGATTCCTACACAATTGGCTAGTTTGGGTTTTCTTGAAGTGTTAAACCTTTCACAAAATCAGCTTGTTGGACCTATACCTCAGGGCAAACAATTCAATACCTTCGGCAATGATTCCTATGTTGGTAACTTGGGACTGTGTGCGTTTCCATTGTCAAACAGATGTGACAACATTGAGGGACCCTTTTTTCATGAGGAAGCAGATTCTGAATCTGAATTTGAGTGGAAAGTGGCATTGATGGGTTATGGAAGTAGACTAGTGTTTGGAATATCTGCAGCATACATCATATTCACACTTGGAAAACCCAAATGGCTTGTATGGAAGGTTGAAAAAGCAGGCTACAAATTGAAGAGATAA
- the LOC18593335 gene encoding receptor-like protein 12, which translates to MCCLLRPFQLLYLLLFLLNFQPNLSSSSSSSSITQLCSPEEAAALIQFKTSFSIDESSSWWCDYYSKISYPKTNSWKEGLDCCSWDGITCDNVNGQVIGLDLSCSWLYGSIASNSSLFHLRHLQKLNLAFNYFNLSKMSSKFGQFASLEYLNLSEAYFRGQVPSQVSHLSKLVSLDLSGNYIQTLDKHTLKGLIENLTKVRQLVLDDINMSSISSNALMNLSSSLRILSLVGCGLIGKIPENIFHFSQLRFLGLSYNYFSGQIPSSLTNLRHLEFLYISNNQLEGSIPNEVTAFPNLISLDLSFNLLNGTLPSWLYTVSTLKHIALENNKLSGDIKEFQYNSLEEISLGNNKLKGPIPSSISHLVNLTFVDLSNLIGIVEVDMFSKLQNLQVLDLSYNSLSLSSNGVSANYTLPNLQGLYLSSCNVSEFPQFLRGSESLKRLDLSNNRISGKIPKWMWDVGKDSLWNLNLSHNSLTDFEQIPWKEIEYLDLSSNFIHGDLPIPPSTTMVFLISNNSLSGEIPSLLCNANNLEYLDLSHNNLSGIIPQCFGNLSRGLFVLNLQMNKFHGPIPSVFTKGCPLYYLNLNGNQLEGPLPQAIVNCRRLEVLDLGNNKINDTFPYWLESLTQLRVLVLYSNQLHGSIHGPWSSHSFSEIQNFDLSSNYFTGPLPVKYIKNFKVMINLTVDESEMSYMGTGGRAPGDFYGYSTRIAIKGQEMELEKIFSGFTSIDLSNNEFQGEIPKVIGKLDSLRELNLSHNNLSSCIPTTMGNLTALESLDLSSNKLVGKIPEQLTSLGSLEVLNLSQNQLVGPIPKGKQFNTFGNDSYAGNLGLCGFPLSKSCDNTEAPIFPEEADSEFGFEWKAALMGYGSGLVFGISAAYIMFTLGKPRWLVRMVEEVGYKLKRYLKGRKNL; encoded by the coding sequence ATGTGCTGCTTACTGAGACCCTTTCAGCTCCTCTACCTTCTTTTGTTCCTCCTCAATTTTCAACCTAAtctttcatcttcttcttcttcttcttcaataaCACAGTTGTGCTCTCCTGAAGAAGCTGCTGCATTGATCCAATTCAAGACCTCTTTTTCCATTGATGAATCTTCTTCTTGGTGGTGCGATTATTATAGCAAAATATCTTATCCCAAGACAAATTCATGGAAGGAGGGTTTAGATTGCTGCTCATGGGATGGGATCACTTGTGATAACGTCAACGGTCAAGTGATTGGCCTTGACTTGAGTTGCAGCTGGCTATATGGCAGCATTGCTTCCAACAGTAGTCTTTTTCATCTTCGACACCTGCAGAAACTCAACCTCGCCTTcaactattttaatttatccAAGATGTCATCTAAGTTTGGTCAGTTTGCAAGTCTAGAGTATCTCAACCTCTCTGAAGCATACTTCAGAGGACAAGTCCCATCCCAAGTCTCCCATTTGTCGAAATTGGTTTCACTTGATCTCTCTGGGAATTATATTCAAACACTTGACAAACATACTCTGAAAGGACTTATTGAGAACCTAACAAAGGTGAGACAACTTGTTCTTGATGATATCAATATGTCTTCCATTAGTTCTAATGCCTTGATGAATCTATCCTCATCTTTAAGGATTCTTAGTCTCGTTGGTTGTGGATTGATAGGAAAAATCccagaaaatatttttcacttctcacaACTCCGTTTTTTAGGCTTGTCATATAACTATTTTAGTGGACAAATTCCATCCTCACTTACAAACCTAAGACATCTTGAATTCTTATACATTTCTAATAACCAACTAGAGGGTTCCATTCCTAATGAGGTAACTGCCTTTCCTAATCTAATCTCTCTAGActtatcttttaatttactCAATGGAACACTTCCATCATGGTTGTATACAGTTTCCACATTGAAGCACATAGCTCTTGAGAATAACAAACTCAGTGGTGATATCAAGGAATTCCAATACAACTCATTAGAAGAGATCTCTTTAGGGAATAATAAACTCAAAGGTCCTATTCCATCTTCAATATCCCATCTTGTGAACCTTACATTTGTCGACTTATCAAATCTAATTGGTATTGTAGAGGTTGACATGTTCTCAAAACTCCAAAATCTCCAAGTCCTAGACCTTTCATATAATAGTCTATCCTTAAGCTCTAATGGTGTTAGTGCTAATTATACATTGCCAAATCTTCAAGGTTTATATTTGTCTTCTTGCAATGTCAGTGaatttcctcaatttttaAGAGGTTCAGAATCTTTAAAACGTTTAGACCTTTCCAACAATAGAATTTCTGGGAAGATACCCAAGTGGATGTGGGATGTGGGAAAGGACTCTTTGTGGAACTTGAATCTATCTCACAACTCTTTGACAGATTTTGAGCAAATTCCATGGAAGGAAATTGAATATCTTGACCTTAGCTCCAATTTCATTCATGGAGATCTTCCGATTCCACCTTCAACAACAATGGTGTTTTTAATCTCAAATAATAGTTTGAGTGGAGAGATCCCTTCTCTGCTATGCAATGCAAATAACCTTGAATATCTTGACTTGTCTCACAACAACTTGAGTGGAATTATTCCACAATGTTTTGGAAACTTAAGCCGAGGCCTTTTTGTGTTGAATCTACAAATGAACAAGTTTCATGGACCCATTCCTTCGGTTTTTACAAAGGGATGTCCTTTGTATTATCTCAACTTAAATGGCAATCAATTAGAAGGACCTTTACCACAAGCCATCGTTAATTGTAGACGGTTGGAAGTGCTAGATCTTGGTAACAACAAGATCAATGAtacatttccttattggttggAAAGTCTTACACAACTACGAGTTCTTGTGCTGTATTCGAATCAACTGCATGGTTCTATTCATGGCCCGTGGTCCAGTCATTCTTTCtctgaaattcaaaattttgacctGTCAAGTAATTATTTTACTGGACCACTTCcagttaaatatataaaaaatttcaaggtTATGATAAATCTCACTGTAGATGAAAGTGAAATGTCATACATGGGGACGGGGGGTCGTGCTCCTGGTGACTTCTATGGTTATTCTACTAGAATTGCAATAAAAGGACAAGAGATGGAATTGGAGAAAATTTTCTCCGGGTTCACGAGCATTGACCTCTCAAATAATGAGTTTCAAGGTGAGATTCCAAAGGTTATTGGAAAGCTTGACTCACTCAGAGAGCTTAACCTTTCTCATAATAACCTTAGTAGTTGTATCCCCACAACAATGGGGAATTTGACAGCACTTGAGTCGCTGGATCTCTCTTCGAACAAGCTTGTTGGGAAGATTCCGGAGCAGTTGACTAGTTTGGGTTCTCTTGAAGTGTTAAACCTTTCACAAAATCAGCTCGTTGGACCTATACCTAAGGGAAAGCAATTCAATACCTTTGGTAATGACTCGTATGCTGGTAACTTGGGATTGTGTGGGTTTCCATTGTCAAAGAGCTGTGACAACACTGAGGCACCCATTTTTCCTGAGGAAGCAGATTCTGAATTTGGATTTGAGTGGAAAGCGGCATTGATGGGTTATGGAAGTGGACTAGTGTTCGGAATATCTGCAGCATATATCATGTTCACACTTGGAAAACCAAGATGGCTTGTAAGGATGGTTGAAGAAGTAGGCTACAAATTGAAGAGATATCTCAAAGGACGAAAGAATTTGTAA
- the LOC18593337 gene encoding receptor-like protein 12: MWCLLRSFQLLLFLLFLLNFQANLSSCSSSTTHLCSPEDAAALLQFKSSFSISEVLSWSCDDAGTKSSPKTNSWKEGSNCCSWDGITCDNINGEVIDLDLSCSQLYRSIPSNSSLFNLSHLQKLNLAFNYFDSSKVSSKFGGFASLVYLNLSGSCFAGQVPSQVSHLSKLISLDLSQNYDLTFDKHTLGRLVENLTEVRQLFLDDINMSSINPNALMNLSSSLMTLSLRRCYLRGKFSKNILRFPKNIFLLPNLKSIYLRGNQNLALDFPKLNKSSNLELLDLSNTSFSRGLPDSIGNLVSLKHLLLDHSKVLGSIPRSLGNLVLLEYLDLRGSTFSGSIPRSLGNLSQLSYLDLAFNNFRGQIPSSLTNLKHLEILDISYNQLEGSIPDEVSAFPNLISLDLGSNLLNGTLPSCLYTIPTLKDIFLYENQLSGDIREFQYKSLKGINFGNNKLTGPLPSSISQLVNLTILVLSSNNLSSNNLSGIVELDMFSKLQNIQSLDLSYNSLSLSSNGTGANYTLPNLQYLQLSSCNVNEFPQFLRGSEGLKYLDLSNNRIYGKIPKWMCDLGGYYLWYLNISRNSLTDLNQFPMEGILALDLSSNLIHGDLPIPRSSSASIFLISNNSLSGEISSLICEASSLEYLDLSHNNLSGTIPECLGNFSKSLSMLKLQMNRFHGIIPPTFIKGCQLKNLNLNGNQLEGALTQSIFNCRDLEVLDLGNNKINDTFPHWLGSLPRLKVLVLQSNQFHGSIHGTRSSRSFSKIQIFDLSNNYFTGPLPIQYIKNFKVMINIGKDEDGVSYLGLLDFSGHFYSYSIGIAIKGREIELEEIFVMFTSIDLSKNEFQGEIPKVIGELNSLKGLNLSHNNLSGYIPTSMGNLINLEWLDLSSNKLVGKIPEQLLDLTSLSFLNLSMNELVGPIPRGKQFNTFENSSYEGNDGLCGFPLTRSCSNNKSPQPLAPSNLLEKDDGSESNIAFGWKVVLIGYGCGLLFGLAVGYVVFRTGMPEWIVTLVEDLYPKRRRKSKIGNRSGGRRRI; this comes from the coding sequence ATGTGGTGCTTACTGAGAAGCTTTCAACTCctcttgtttcttttgttcCTCTTAAATTTTCAAGCTAATCTTTCatcttgttcttcttcaaCAACACATTTGTGCTCTCCTGAAGATGCTGCTGCGTTGCTCCAATTCAAGAGCTCTTTTTCCATCAGTGAAGTTTTATCTTGGTCTTGCGATGATGCTGGCACTAAATCTTCTCCCAAGACAAATTCATGGAAGGAGGGTTCAAATTGCTGCTCATGGGATGGGATCACTTGTGATAACATCAACGGTGAAGTGATTGACCTTGACTTGAGTTGCAGTCAGCTATATCGCAGCATCCCTTCCAATAGTAGTCTCTTCAATCTTTCGCACCTACAGAAACTCAACCTAGCCTTTAACTACTTTGACTCTTCCAAAGTGTCATCTAAGTTTGGCGGGTTTGCAAGTCTAGTGTATCTCAACCTCTCTGGATCATGTTTTGCAGGACAAGTCCCATCCCAAGTCTCTCACTTGTCGAAATTGATTTCACTTGATCTCTCTCAGAATTATGATCTAACATTTGACAAACATACTTTGGGAAGACTTGTTGAGAACTTAACAGAGGTGAGACAACTTTTTCTTGATGATATCAATATGTCTTCTATTAATCCTAATGCCTTGATGAATCTATCCTCATCTTTAATGACACTTAGTCTCCGGAGATGTTATTTGCGAggaaaattctcaaaaaacattttaagattcccaaaaaacatttttctccTGCCAAACCTCAAGTCAATCTATTTAAGAGGCAATCAAAACCTTGCTCTCGATTTTCCAAAGTTGAACAAGAGCAGCAATCTCGAACTTTTAGATTTATCAAACACTTCTTTCTCTAGAGGATTGCCTGACTCAATTGGGAATCTTGTTTCTTTGAAGCATTTGCTTCTTGACCATTCCAAGGTTCTAGGGTCAATTCCAAGATCATTGGGGAACCTAGTTTTGTTGGAGTATTTAGATCTTCGAGGATCCACCTTTTCAGGATCAATTCCAAGATCATTGGGAAACCTCTCGCAACTCAGTTATTTAGACTTGGCATTTAACAATTTCAGAGGTCAAATTCCATCCTCACTTACAAATCTAAAACATCTTGAAATTTTAGACATTTCTTATAATCAACTAGAGGGTTCCATTCCTGATGAGGTATCTGCCTTTCCTAATCTAATCTCTCTAGACTTAGGTTCTAATTTACTCAATGGAACACTTCCATCATGTTTGTATACAATTCCCACATTGAAGGACATATTTCTCTATGAAAACCAGCTTAGTGGCGATATCAGGGAATTCCAATACAAATCACTAAAAGGGATAAATTTTGGGAATAATAAACTCACAGGTCCACTTCCATCTTCAATATCCCAACTTGTGAACCTTACTATTCTCgttttatcatcaaataatCTATCATCAAATAATCTAAGTGGTATTGTAGAGCTTGACATGTTCTCAAAACTCCAAAACATCCAATCCCTTGATCTTTCATATAATAGTCTATCCTTAAGCTCTAATGGCACTGGTGCTAATTATACATTGCCCAATCTTCAATATTTACAATTGTCTTCTTGCAATGTCAATGAATTTCCCCAATTTTTAAGAGGTTCAGAAGGTTTGAAATATTTAGACCTTTCCAACAATAGAATTTATGGCAAGATTCCTAAATGGATGTGTGATTTGGGGGGTTACTATTTGTGGTACTTGAACATATCTCGCAACTCTTTGACAGATCTTAACCAATTTCCAATGGAAGGAATTCTAGCCCTTGACTTAAGCTCCAATTTGATTCACGGAGATCTTCCCATTCCACGTTCTTCGAGTGCTAGTATCTTTTTGATCTCAAATAATAGTTTGAGTGGAGAGATCTCTTCTCTGATCTGCGAAGCAAGTTCTCTTGAATACCTTGACTTGTCTCACAACAACTTGAGTGGAACTATTCCAGAGTGTCTTGGGAATTTCAGCAAAAGCCTTTCAATGTTGAAACTACAGATGAACCGATTTCATGGAATTATTCCTCCAACTTTCATAAAGGGTTGTCAATTGAAGAATCTCAACTTAAATGGCAATCAATTAGAAGGGGCATTAACACAATCCATCTTTAATTGTAGAGATCTGGAAGTGCTAGATCTTGGTAACAACAAGATCAATGATACATTTCCTCATTGGTTGGGAAGTCTTCCACGGCTAAAAGTTCTTGTACTACAATCGAATCAATTCCATGGTTCCATTCATGGCACTAGATCCAGTCGTTCTTTCTCTAAAATCCAAATTTTTGAcctttcaaataattattttactggTCCTCTACCTattcaatatataaaaaatttcaaagttatgaTAAATATCGGAAAAGATGAAGATGGAGTGTCATACTTGGGGCTGCTGGATTTTTCTGGTCACTTCTATAGCTATTCCATTGGAATTGCGATTAAAGGTCGAGAGATTGAATTGGAGGAAATATTTGTCATGTTCACAAGCATTGACCTCTCAAAAAATGAGTTTCAAGGTGAGATTCCAAAGGTTATTGGAGAGCTTAACTCACTCAAAGGGCTTAACCTTTCTCATAATAACCTTAGTGGTTATATCCCAACGTCAATGGGGAATTTGATTAATCTTGAATGGTTGGACCTCTCTTCAAACAAGCTGGTTGGAAAGATTCCAGAGCAATTGCTGGATCTGACATCTCTTTCCTTCTTAAACCTCTCCATGAATGAACTAGTTGGGCCAATTCCTCGAGGCAAGCAATTCAACACGTTTGAAAACAGCTCTTATGAAGGGAATGATGGATTATGTGGTTTTCCACTCACAAGAAGTTGCAGCAACAACAAGTCGCCTCAACCACTAGCACCTTCAAACTTACTGGAAAAAGATGATGGCTCAGAATCTAACATTGCTTTTGGGTGGAAAGTAGTGTTGATAGGTTATGGATGTGGACTATTGTTTGGATTAGCTGTGGGATACGTTGTTTTTCGAACTGGTATGCCAGAATGGATTGTAACTTTGGTTGAAGACCTGTATCCTAAGAGGCGAAGAAAGTCAAAGATTGGCAACCGCAGTggtggaagaagaagaatctAG